Proteins from a single region of Gossypium arboreum isolate Shixiya-1 chromosome 1, ASM2569848v2, whole genome shotgun sequence:
- the LOC108482180 gene encoding nuclear transcription factor Y subunit B-3-like: MADSDSESGGAQNNASNAAGNNNHLFSPKEQDRFLPIANVGRIMKKALPANAKISKEAKETVQECVSEFISFITGEASDKCQKEKRKTINGDDLLWAMTTLGFEDYVEPLKVYLQRFREMEGEKTTVARDKDAPLVAASGGGGGGVYGMMVHQHQGHVYGCTGFHQMGSGLGKGGPPNNLGRPK, from the coding sequence ATGGCGGATTCAGACAGTGAATCAGGAGGAGCTCAAAACAACGCTTCAAACGCAGCAGGCAACAATAACCATCTTTTTTCCCCGAAAGAGCAGGACAGGTTCCTGCCTATTGCTAACGTTGGCAGGATCATGAAAAAGGCTTTGCCTGCTAACGCCAAGATATCCAAGGAAGCTAAGGAAACGGTGCAGGAATGTGTATCGGAGTTCATCAGCTTCATCACCGGAGAAGCGTCTGACAAGTGTCAAAAGGAGAAGAGGAAGACCATCAACGGTGATGATCTCTTGTGGGCCATGACCACCTTAGGCTTTGAAGACTACGTTGAGCCCTTGAAGGTTTACTTGCAGCGGTTTAGGGAGATGGAAGGCGAGAAGACCACGGTTGCACGTGATAAAGACGCGCCTCTTGTTGCTGctagtggtggtggtggtggtggggtGTATGGGATGATGGTACATCAGCATCAAGGACACGTGTATGGTTGTACTGGGTTTCATCAGATGGGTAGTGGGTTGGGTAAAGGTGGGCCTCCGAATAATTTGGGTAGGCCGAAGTAG